In Bacillus sp. Cs-700, one genomic interval encodes:
- a CDS encoding DUF1292 domain-containing protein, with protein MEEKERIIIPDENGDEHLFEVLFTFDVAENGQSYMTVVPADQADSEEEVEVYAFRYEEEDNEERDYKLFPIESDKEWEMVEEMLNTFSEEDENE; from the coding sequence ATGGAGGAAAAAGAACGCATTATCATTCCTGATGAAAACGGAGACGAACATTTATTTGAAGTTCTCTTTACTTTCGACGTAGCTGAGAACGGACAATCTTATATGACTGTGGTTCCAGCTGATCAGGCAGATAGCGAAGAAGAAGTAGAGGTTTACGCTTTCCGTTATGAAGAAGAAGATAACGAAGAACGAGACTATAAGCTCTTCCCTATCGAATCAGATAAGGAATGGGAAATGGTTGAAGAAATGCTCAACACTTTCTCAGAAGAGGACGAGAACGAATAA
- the ruvX gene encoding Holliday junction resolvase RuvX, which yields MKTLGLDVGTKTIGVALSDAMGWTAQGLETVKRNPDMQDVIPDRLMEIINGNDVSKIVVGLPKNMNGSIGPSGEACQAFAELIRMTTNLPVDMWDERLTTVAAERMLISADVSRKKRKKVIDKMAAVMILQGYLDSKQN from the coding sequence ATGAAAACACTTGGTTTGGATGTCGGTACGAAAACAATCGGTGTCGCGCTAAGCGATGCGATGGGTTGGACGGCACAGGGATTAGAAACGGTGAAACGTAACCCGGATATGCAGGATGTGATTCCTGATCGTTTAATGGAAATCATTAATGGGAATGATGTCAGCAAGATTGTTGTTGGACTTCCTAAGAACATGAATGGTTCAATTGGTCCGAGTGGTGAGGCCTGTCAGGCATTTGCAGAGCTCATTCGGATGACTACCAATTTGCCAGTTGACATGTGGGATGAAAGGCTGACAACTGTCGCTGCTGAGCGCATGCTGATAAGTGCTGATGTGAGTCGTAAGAAGAGGAAGAAAGTGATCGACAAAATGGCTGCTGTTATGATTCTGCAAGGATACTTAGACAGCAAGCAAAATTAA
- the alaS gene encoding alanine--tRNA ligase, whose protein sequence is MKNLSSADVRQMFIDFFKEKSHSVEPSASLVPHEDPTLLWINSGVATLKKYFDGRVTPDNPRIVNAQKSIRTNDIENVGKTARHHTFFEMLGNFSIGDYFKEEAIEWGWEFLTSKDWIGFEADKLSVTIHPEDEEAYTIWSEKIGLPEERIIRLEGNFWDIGEGPSGPNTEIFYDRGEEYGFEDPTEELYPGGENERYLEIWNLVFSQFNHNPDGTYTPLPKKNIDTGMGLERMVSVIQDAKTNYDTDLFMPTILETERMANVKYGASREGDTAFKVVADHIRTVTFAIGDGALPSNEGRGYVLRRLLRRAVRFAKQIGINRPFMYELVPVVGDIMVEFYPEVNTKKEFIQKVIKNEEDRFYETLNEGLSILSDIMKKEKAAGNHVISGSDVFRLYDTYGFPVELTEEYAEEEGMEIDRTGFEHEMGMQRKRARDARQDVGSMQVQGGALGDISVESDFVGYEERSVDTEVVAIIRDKELTEVASEGDEIQVIIQSTPFYAESGGQVADPGVIRGEDVQLRVTDVQKAPNGQHVHTAVVESGTIKTGAKITAEINRSNRSAIVKNHTATHLLHQALKDVLGEHVNQAGSLVGSERLRFDFSHFGQITSEELEEIEKQVNDQIWANIPVNTMVKPIDEAKAMGAMALFGEKYGDTVRVVRVGDYSLELCGGTHVQNTAEIGLFKIVSESGIGAGTRRIEAVTSEGAYQVLNQQVSILKNTANLLKSNVNDVPSRTEALLGQIRDLQRQNDSLTSKLANVEAKQMAGDVQEVDGVKVVAKRIDTDMNNLRSIVDDLKSQIGSVIVVLGSGADGKVQLAAGITDDLVKEGYHAGKLIKELATRCGGGGGGRPDMAQAGGKNPEKLDDALAYATDWVKSIS, encoded by the coding sequence ATGAAAAACTTATCGTCAGCTGACGTAAGACAGATGTTTATCGATTTCTTTAAAGAAAAAAGTCACTCGGTGGAACCTAGTGCATCGCTAGTACCTCATGAAGATCCAACTTTGTTGTGGATCAATAGCGGTGTCGCTACATTAAAGAAATATTTTGACGGGCGCGTTACCCCTGATAATCCACGAATTGTGAATGCACAGAAGTCAATTCGTACGAATGACATTGAAAATGTTGGAAAGACAGCTCGTCACCATACATTTTTTGAAATGCTTGGAAACTTTTCAATCGGAGATTATTTTAAAGAAGAAGCGATTGAATGGGGCTGGGAATTTTTGACGAGCAAAGATTGGATTGGCTTTGAAGCTGATAAATTATCGGTAACAATCCACCCGGAAGATGAGGAAGCTTATACAATTTGGAGTGAAAAAATTGGCCTTCCAGAAGAGCGTATTATTCGACTAGAGGGTAACTTCTGGGATATCGGTGAAGGTCCGAGTGGACCCAATACAGAAATTTTCTATGACCGTGGCGAAGAATATGGTTTTGAAGATCCTACAGAAGAACTCTATCCTGGTGGCGAAAACGAACGTTATCTTGAAATCTGGAACCTTGTGTTTTCTCAGTTTAACCATAATCCAGATGGAACTTATACCCCTTTACCTAAAAAGAATATTGATACGGGAATGGGACTCGAACGAATGGTATCTGTTATTCAAGATGCAAAAACAAACTATGATACAGATCTATTCATGCCGACAATCCTTGAAACTGAGCGAATGGCAAACGTGAAGTATGGAGCTTCTCGAGAAGGAGATACTGCTTTCAAAGTAGTCGCTGACCATATTCGAACGGTTACATTTGCAATTGGTGATGGTGCCCTACCTTCTAATGAGGGACGTGGGTACGTACTAAGAAGACTGCTTAGACGAGCTGTTCGTTTTGCTAAACAAATTGGTATTAATCGTCCGTTTATGTATGAACTTGTTCCTGTAGTGGGGGACATTATGGTTGAGTTCTACCCAGAAGTGAATACTAAGAAAGAATTTATTCAGAAAGTGATTAAGAACGAAGAAGATCGCTTTTACGAAACCTTAAATGAAGGACTTTCGATTCTTTCGGATATTATGAAGAAAGAAAAAGCAGCCGGTAATCACGTTATTTCAGGTAGCGATGTTTTCCGTCTATATGACACATACGGTTTCCCTGTCGAACTAACAGAGGAGTATGCGGAAGAAGAAGGTATGGAAATTGATCGTACAGGTTTCGAGCATGAGATGGGAATGCAGCGTAAACGTGCGAGAGATGCTCGTCAGGATGTAGGTTCTATGCAAGTTCAGGGTGGTGCCCTCGGTGATATTTCAGTGGAAAGCGATTTTGTCGGATATGAAGAGCGATCTGTTGATACAGAAGTAGTCGCTATTATAAGAGACAAAGAGTTGACGGAAGTAGCGTCAGAAGGGGACGAAATCCAAGTTATTATCCAAAGCACGCCTTTCTATGCTGAAAGCGGCGGGCAAGTGGCAGATCCTGGTGTTATTCGGGGTGAAGATGTTCAGCTTCGCGTAACGGATGTACAAAAAGCGCCAAACGGCCAGCACGTCCATACGGCGGTTGTCGAATCTGGGACAATAAAAACTGGAGCAAAAATTACAGCTGAAATCAATCGTTCAAACCGTTCGGCTATTGTAAAGAATCATACGGCAACCCACTTGCTCCACCAAGCTTTAAAGGATGTTCTTGGTGAGCATGTCAACCAGGCTGGTTCACTCGTAGGTTCAGAGCGCCTTCGCTTTGACTTCTCTCATTTCGGACAGATTACATCTGAAGAACTTGAAGAGATTGAAAAACAAGTAAACGATCAAATCTGGGCGAACATTCCAGTGAATACGATGGTAAAGCCGATTGACGAAGCTAAAGCAATGGGAGCTATGGCATTGTTTGGTGAAAAATATGGAGATACTGTTCGGGTTGTACGTGTTGGTGATTATAGTCTTGAATTATGTGGCGGTACACACGTTCAAAATACAGCAGAAATTGGCTTGTTTAAAATTGTTTCTGAATCAGGTATTGGTGCAGGAACACGTCGTATTGAAGCTGTAACAAGCGAAGGAGCTTACCAGGTTTTGAATCAGCAAGTATCGATTTTGAAAAACACGGCTAACTTGTTAAAATCAAATGTGAATGACGTTCCCTCAAGAACAGAAGCACTACTTGGTCAGATCCGTGATTTACAACGCCAAAATGATTCATTGACCTCAAAACTTGCAAATGTTGAAGCAAAGCAAATGGCAGGAGATGTTCAAGAAGTAGACGGTGTGAAAGTAGTTGCTAAACGCATTGATACAGATATGAATAACCTTCGTAGTATTGTTGATGATTTGAAATCACAGATTGGAAGCGTCATTGTCGTGTTGGGAAGTGGGGCTGATGGTAAAGTTCAACTTGCGGCTGGTATTACAGATGACCTTGTAAAAGAAGGTTATCATGCTGGGAAATTGATTAAAGAGCTTGCTACACGCTGTGGCGGTGGCGGTGGTGGTCGTCCGGATATGGCACAGGCAGGCGGCAAAAACCCTGAGAAGTTAGATGACGCACTTGCTTATGCAACAGATTGGGTTAAATCCATTTCCTAA
- a CDS encoding IreB family regulatory phosphoprotein has translation MSSMDKTMKFNFPDDADNHDVQEVLLTVYSALQEKGYNPINQIVGYLLSGDPAYIPRHNDARSLIRKLERDELIEELVKSYLTHHQR, from the coding sequence ATGAGTTCGATGGACAAAACAATGAAATTTAATTTTCCAGACGACGCAGACAATCACGATGTCCAGGAAGTGTTGCTCACCGTCTATAGCGCTCTTCAAGAAAAGGGCTACAATCCGATTAACCAGATTGTGGGATACCTCCTTTCTGGAGATCCGGCTTACATTCCGAGACACAATGATGCGAGAAGCTTAATTCGTAAGCTTGAACGAGATGAATTAATTGAAGAGCTTGTAAAATCGTATCTTACTCATCATCAGAGATAA